The genomic segment GGACATTGTCGGCTGTGACCGTCAGTGCCGCTTTGACGACGGTCAGGGTGCCGGGGGTGAACGTGAAGTTATAGTCGGCGGAGGCGAGGGTGCCCTGTGTGATGGGGTACGCCCCGAGCGGACTCGCGGCGGTCGCCGTCGTCGCGGGCGAACCGGTGAACGCGGTCGCCGTCGTGTCGCCGTTGACCAGGCCGGTGGCCGAGATCGTCAGGGGTGGAATTGCCGCCCCGTAACTTTTGGACTGATCCAGAGCGGCGACGGTCGCCGTGGCTTTTTGCACGGTCGCGAACGCGGTTCCGTTGCTCACGTCGTAATTCGTGTCCCCGAGGTAATTGGCGGTAACGCTATCGGTCCCCGCCGGCAGCGCCGTCGTTGAGAGCGTCGCCGTGGTTCCGGTCAGAGGGACCGTGCCGAGGTCGGTCGTTCCGGATTTGAAGTCGACGCTCCCCGTCGGGGTGTGCCCGGCGATGCCGGTGACGGTGGCCGTAAACGTGTCCGACCCGCCGTACACCAGTGTCGGCATCCCGACCATCAACGTCGTAACGCTGGACGCAGACGAAACGGAGACGGTCGCCGGCGCGCTGCTTTCCTGGTTGTTCGCGTCCCCGAGATATTGTGCGGTGACGGTCTCGGTCCCGGCCGGCAGGTTGGACGTGACGAGGGTGGCCGTACCCCCGACCAGAGATACCGTCCCGAGATTGGTCGAGCCCACAAGGAATTCGACACTCCCCGTCGGGGTTAAGCCCACGCCTGTCACGGCGGCCGTCAAAGTGATTGATCCGAACGCGGTCGAAGAAGAAGGGGTTGCCGTGAGCGTGGTCGTACTAACACTCGTGGTCCCCGGCCCCGCGACCAGGTCCGGCACGAGCTTGTTGGCGATCGGCGTGCCCAACCCCGTCAACAAGTCGTACCCGACGGTCGCCGGGTCGCCGGCGGCATTATGTCCGGAGGTGATGTCGTGGAAGTCGGTTGTGGGAAGGCTGTAGAGGTCCGGGAGCGTCCGCGAACCGTCCAGCGGGTTGAGCCCCGCGGCCGCCCGGCCCTGGTCCACGATGGCGATCAGGGCGGCCCACTGCGGGGTTCCGGCACTGGACCCGAACTCGGCCGACCACGGCTTCGCCGCGCTGTTCGTGGTCGTGTCGTAGACCGAAACCGCGCTGTCCGAGCCGCCGTTGTAGGAAACGTCGGGAACCCCGCGGACCACGCCGACCACGTCCGCCACACTGTCCTGGAAGGCCGGGATCGCTTCCTGGGTGCTGAGCCCGCCCCCACCGCCGCTCATCGTCGACTTGTTGTACGACCAGCCGACCTCGGACGCCCAGGAGTTGTCCGGGTTGAGAGTCAGGGTCGTGGCCCCGACGGCGACCACGTCGGGTGACGCCGCGGGGTATTCGACGGTGCCGTCGTCGCCGGCGCTCACGACGACCGTGACCCCCGCGTGGGTGGCCGGGGTGATGAAATTCGAGTCGTCGCCCGTCTCGCCGGAATACTCGGCCCCGCCCCAACTGCCCGAGACGACGGACACGCCCGGGTGATTGACCGCCCACTTGGTCCCGGCGTAAAGGTCGGGGTCGTTGTCCGTCGCGCATTCCACCAGGATGATGTCGGCCTTTGGGGCGATGGCGTGCGCCCATTCGACGTCGAGCGCGGTCTCGCCGATCCACCCGTTGTCGGACGCCGGCGGCGCCGGTGGGAGCGAAGCCCCGCCCGACTGGTTCACGATTGAGAAAAAAGACGAGACCGGCGTGGCGTTGATTTCGTTGGCGGCAGTCCCGAAGGCACTGTCGAACCCGGCCAGGTCGCTTGCGATGGTCGGGTCCTGGAAAGCCACGACGATGGCGATCGTCTGCCCGGCCCCGTCGGCCGTGGCGCCGTTGAACGACGGGATGGCGTCGATGCCGTACGCGTGCCGGATTTGATCGGGCGTCAGTCCCTCGGGGGCGCTGCTGCCGGCCGGGAGCGCGGTGCGGACGAGCGGAGCCAGGACGGTCGAGTTCGGGGTCAGCCGGTCTTCCAGAACGACGAGATCCAGTCGACACGTCCGCGGAGAGATGCGGGCGCGGGTCGAAAGCGACATCAAGGGCCACTCCGAAGAGCAAGAATGTGAACGGCCGACCGTTATGAGTTATGATCAATATTCTACAGTGACGACACCAGTGGCACCAACAGCCGGCCGTTATCAATAATTCGCTCGAAACGAAAACGAGCGGGCGCAGCTGGGCCGGTTTTCGGAAACCGTTACTGTTGTCGGGCGGAGTCCGCGCCGGCTTCGCTGCCAGTGGGCGACGCGGCCCCGCACGAAAAGATCGCGCTTGCCGTCCGACACTCCATCGCCGAACTTGTTGCGAGACCCGTTCTTCTTCCACCCCCCGACGAGACCCGTCCCGTGCCACGATTCCTACCTGTCCTCGGGTTGCTCGTTTCTCTCGCGACCGGCCCCGCTTCCGCCGCGTACCCCGTAACCGTCGGCCCCGCCGATTGGCCGTGGTGGCGCGGGCCGACCCGCGACGGCGTGGCACCGCCGAACCAGACCCCGCCGCAGAAGTGGAGCGCGACCGAAAACGTCCTCTGGAAAGCCCCGGTCCCCGGTCGTGGGCACGGGTCGCCCGCGGTCGTAGGTGACCGGGTGTTTTTGGCCGTCGCTGATGCCCAGACGGAAACGCAAGCCGTTCACTGTTTCGACCGCAAGACCGGCGAACTCGCCTGGGCGACCGTGGTCCACCGCGGCGGGTTCGAGACCAAGGGGAACGCCAAGAGTTCGCTGGCCTCGTCGACACCCGCGTGCGACGGCCGGCGCGTGTTCATTAACTTCCAGACCGCGAACACGATCACCACCACGGCCCTCGACCTCAATGGGAAGATCCTCTGGCAGCGGAAGGTCTCCGATTTCGTCCAACACCAGGGCTTCGGCTCGTCCCCGGCCGTCTACGGTCCGCTGGTGCTCGTGACCGCGGACAACAAGGGAGGCGGGGCCGCCGCCGGGCTCGACCGTGAGACCGGGACCGTCGTCTGGACAAGAACCCGCCCGAAGCTCCCGAATTACACCTCGCCGGTCATTCTCCCAATCGGGGGCAAGGACCAACTCCTCCTGACCGGGTGCGACCTGGTTACCTCCCTCGACCCGCTCACCGGCTCCCAGCTCTGGGAACACAAAGGCGCCACGACCGAGTGCGTGACCTCGACCGTCACCGACGGCCGGCACGTGTTCACCAGTGGCGGCTACCCGAAGAACCACCTCGCCGCGGTGACGGCCGATGGGTCGGGCAAGGTGGCGTGGGAAAGCGGAGCCCGGGTGTACGTCCCGTCCCTGCTATACAAAGACGGTCATCTGTACGGCGTGCAAGACGAGGGCGTGGCCGTCTGCTGGCGGTGCGACACCGGCAAACAGGTCTGGAAGGAGCGCCTCGGCGGGACGTTCAGTGCGTCCCCCGTTCTCGTCGGGGATGTGGTTTACTCGGTCAACGAAGCCGGAAAGTGGTTTCTGTTCAAGGCGACGCCCGAGGCGTTCACACTGGTAGCCGAGAACAAATTGGGTGATGAAGTGTTTGCCACGCCCACAATCTGCGGAGACCATATTTACGCCCGGGTGGCGGAGAAGGTCGACGGCCAGCGCAAGGAATGGCTCTACTGTTTGGGGAAGCAGTAAGCCCCAGATCCTCGCGGGTCAAAAAACGGCTACGGGGCACGTTTGTTAAAGCGCCTCGCAGAAATTACCATCCCCATTGCCATGATTCTTCAGTCCGAAGGACTGGTGGTTCTCAGCCCAGGGCAACGCCCTGGGTCGAACGGGCGCCCGAGAATCAGATGTCCCAGGGCGTTGCCCTGGGCTGAGAACCATCAGTCCTTCGGACTGAAGAATCCTGCGTGGCGTCTTCAACACATGTGGGTCGGTTTTTCCCCACCGCATGCCTAAACGTCCGGGGGGGGGCGGGTTCGCGAGACTATCTCGCGAACCCGCCCCCCCGGACGTTTGGGCGTTCCGTTCCCCGTCCTAGCGGTTGAACAGGAACGCCGGGCTGTTGATGAGTGCCCACACCAGATCCTGCGCCCCGAGTACGCGGGCGTCGGCCGGCGCCGGAACACTGGCGTCGCGCTGCAGCCGTTGGTATTCGGCGTCCTGGGCCAAGTACATCTGCCGCAGTTTCGCGGCGACCTCCGGCTTCCGGCCCTTGGTCGGGGTGTCGAGCATCTCGGCCAGTTCGTGCGTCACCGGGGCTTTCAGCTTCGCATTCTTGTCCGTCGTCACCGACAGTCGGAACTTACCGATGGTGTGATTTGTTCCGAACCGTTGATCGAGGACGAAGGAGAACAGGGTTCCGTCGTCCCCCGCACCGACCCCCGCGCCCTGGACCGGAAAGATCGCGACCTGATCCCGGCCGGTTTGCGGCGAGATCGCCCAGCCGGTCGCCGGGTTGTTGTCGATCGCGTTGTTAATGCCGAAATTGCCCTGCTCGTAGGTGGCCTGGGCGCCCGCGAACTTGACGGGCTTCGGCTTTTCCGTCGGCTTCTTCGCAGGGCGGTGAGTCGCCCGGAACTCGTTCAGCACGAAGTTCCCGTTCTTCGCCCGGCCCGGGCCGTTCGCGGGCAGCCGCGGGTCCGAGAAGACTTCCAGGCGGACGGCCGTGACGCCCTTCAGCTTCGACTCGGCCCCGATCGTGTAAAGCTCGTTCGTGGTCGTGCCGCCGTGCAACAGCAGGGTGCCGTCGTCACCCACGTCGAACGATGCACCGCTCGCGGCCTTGACCGTGACCGGGTCGAGGACGGTCCACGCGGTTGGCTTCTGGGCGCGGAGGCCGTCCTCCCAGGCTGCCTGGCGGCCGTCCACCGTCGCCTGGTAAGCCTTGAACGCCTCGACCTTTTTGTTGTGTTCGGCGACCAACCGGGTGAAGTCCGGCGCGGCCGAATTCAGCGCCTTGACGCCAGAGGCCGACTCCGCCGCGGTCGGCGCGCGGTTCAGGATCGAGAAGTAGATCTCCTCGACGACTTTCCCGTCGTCCTTCGTCGCCGCGGTGAACTTCGAGATGTGGCTGTTCGGGTCGTTGACGGCGGACGCCACGATCGGCCCGTTCACCATCGCCATGACCGAGCCGAGCATCATCGTGTTCGACCGTTCACACTCGCAGGCGGACTCGCGGACCGGCTTGCCGAACAGTTCCAGAAAGCCGCCCGGCAGGTCGACGTTGCTGTCGAGCAGTTGGGCGGCTCGCGCCCCGGCCGGCATCCCGGGTAGCCGACTCTCGCTCCCGGTCGCCCGGTGGATGCTGTCGAACAGCACCTCGGCCGGCAGCCGCCGCGGGAGGGCGTGGCTGTAGTTGATATCGTCGTCTTTATTGAACGGGTTCGTGGCGATCGCGAGCTGGTAGGTCCGGCTCTTGCAGATCGTCTTGATTAACTTCCGCGTGTCGAACCCGGAGGCCACGAATTCTTTCGTCAGCCGATCGAGCAGTTCCGGGTTGGTCGCCGGGTTGCCGGCGCGAATGTCGTCGACCGGCTCGATGATGCCGACACCGAGCAGGTAGCTCCAGATACGGTTCGTCCAGCTCTTGGCGAAGTACGGGTTGTCCTTGGACGTGATCCATTTGGCGACCTGGACGCGGCGGGGTTCGGTGGAGACCGTCGTCGAGGCGAACGAGTACGGGAACTTCGGCGCGACGACGGAACCGGTCCGGGCGTGTTTCACGTCCCCGCCCTTGCCGTCCGCGATCACCTCGACCAGCGGCTTGGCACCTTCGACCGCGGTGCCGCCGATCCGCTGGCCCTTGAACTTCGGGTCTTCGGTCCGGTTCACCTGCGCGAAGTAGGCGGCCATCTCGTAATACTGGTCCTGGGTCCACCGCTCGAACGGGTGGTCGTGGCACTTGTTGCAGTTGAAGCGGATCGCCAGGAAGAGCTGCGTGGTGTTTTCCATCACGGCGTCCGGGTCCCGCAGCGTCTTGTAGTAGGCAG from the Fimbriiglobus ruber genome contains:
- a CDS encoding MBG domain-containing protein, whose translation is MSLSTRARISPRTCRLDLVVLEDRLTPNSTVLAPLVRTALPAGSSAPEGLTPDQIRHAYGIDAIPSFNGATADGAGQTIAIVVAFQDPTIASDLAGFDSAFGTAANEINATPVSSFFSIVNQSGGASLPPAPPASDNGWIGETALDVEWAHAIAPKADIILVECATDNDPDLYAGTKWAVNHPGVSVVSGSWGGAEYSGETGDDSNFITPATHAGVTVVVSAGDDGTVEYPAASPDVVAVGATTLTLNPDNSWASEVGWSYNKSTMSGGGGGLSTQEAIPAFQDSVADVVGVVRGVPDVSYNGGSDSAVSVYDTTTNSAAKPWSAEFGSSAGTPQWAALIAIVDQGRAAAGLNPLDGSRTLPDLYSLPTTDFHDITSGHNAAGDPATVGYDLLTGLGTPIANKLVPDLVAGPGTTSVSTTTLTATPSSSTAFGSITLTAAVTGVGLTPTGSVEFLVGSTNLGTVSLVGGTATLVTSNLPAGTETVTAQYLGDANNQESSAPATVSVSSASSVTTLMVGMPTLVYGGSDTFTATVTGIAGHTPTGSVDFKSGTTDLGTVPLTGTTATLSTTALPAGTDSVTANYLGDTNYDVSNGTAFATVQKATATVAALDQSKSYGAAIPPLTISATGLVNGDTTATAFTGSPATTATAASPLGAYPITQGTLASADYNFTFTPGTLTVVKAALTVTADNVQILVGAAIPTLTYTVTGLANGDTAAVVSGVTVSTTATAASPVGTYPITPVGGEATNYTVTDVPGTLSITLTPPVSPPPASPPPPSPPTAAAAESALLLGIPQIAVGADAGGSPTVQLRAADGTTQWTAMPFPGTFTGGVRTAAADFTAGGPPDVIAGSGPGISNEVVVLDGATGQPVVSFSPFESTFTGGVFVAVGDVTGDGIPDVIVTPDQSGGPIVAVYDGAALAQGQVVQVARFFGINDPSFRGGDRAAVGDLTGNGVGDLIVSAGFGGGPRVAIYDGKSIASGNPTELMPDFFAFESSLRNGVYVTAGDVTGGGYADLIFGAGPGGAPRVRIVDTKALIAAAGNFTSLDDPAVSGAGIASFFAGDVDSRGGVRVAVKNLDGDDLADVVTGDGEGVGATVTAYTGAAIVANGTTPLPGLTFDAFPGFTGGVYVG
- a CDS encoding PQQ-binding-like beta-propeller repeat protein — its product is MPRFLPVLGLLVSLATGPASAAYPVTVGPADWPWWRGPTRDGVAPPNQTPPQKWSATENVLWKAPVPGRGHGSPAVVGDRVFLAVADAQTETQAVHCFDRKTGELAWATVVHRGGFETKGNAKSSLASSTPACDGRRVFINFQTANTITTTALDLNGKILWQRKVSDFVQHQGFGSSPAVYGPLVLVTADNKGGGAAAGLDRETGTVVWTRTRPKLPNYTSPVILPIGGKDQLLLTGCDLVTSLDPLTGSQLWEHKGATTECVTSTVTDGRHVFTSGGYPKNHLAAVTADGSGKVAWESGARVYVPSLLYKDGHLYGVQDEGVAVCWRCDTGKQVWKERLGGTFSASPVLVGDVVYSVNEAGKWFLFKATPEAFTLVAENKLGDEVFATPTICGDHIYARVAEKVDGQRKEWLYCLGKQ
- a CDS encoding DUF1549 domain-containing protein — translated: MSRLRLLSLACVALGLTVGRAGAETPAPEKLPDGAGVVSLDVRPATINLDGPFAYSQLLVTAKLSTGEAVDATRVARIAAPAIATVAASGSVRPVADGSGTLTISVGDKSATVAVTVTGQKSAHPVSFVKDVQPVLSKTGCNAGTCHGAQAGKNGFKLSLRGYDPVYDFRALTDDLEGRRFNRAAPERSLMLMKPAGAVPHVGGVLMSPGEPYYELLRRWIAEGVKVDLTAPRVTGIEIFPKDPTVGRIGARQQFAVLATYADGKKRDVSAEAFIDSSNTDVATIDKTGLLTTVRRGEATMLARYEGSYSASTVVVTGDRSGFAWTAPPQLNWIDELVDAKLKKVKILPSGICDDADFVRRVSIDLTGVPPTAAEVRAFLADARPTREKREALVDKLVGSEAFVEHWTNKWADLLQVNRKFLGDPGAAALQKWIRDAVTTDMPYDKFAYSVLTASGSNVDNPPAAYYKTLRDPDAVMENTTQLFLAIRFNCNKCHDHPFERWTQDQYYEMAAYFAQVNRTEDPKFKGQRIGGTAVEGAKPLVEVIADGKGGDVKHARTGSVVAPKFPYSFASTTVSTEPRRVQVAKWITSKDNPYFAKSWTNRIWSYLLGVGIIEPVDDIRAGNPATNPELLDRLTKEFVASGFDTRKLIKTICKSRTYQLAIATNPFNKDDDINYSHALPRRLPAEVLFDSIHRATGSESRLPGMPAGARAAQLLDSNVDLPGGFLELFGKPVRESACECERSNTMMLGSVMAMVNGPIVASAVNDPNSHISKFTAATKDDGKVVEEIYFSILNRAPTAAESASGVKALNSAAPDFTRLVAEHNKKVEAFKAYQATVDGRQAAWEDGLRAQKPTAWTVLDPVTVKAASGASFDVGDDGTLLLHGGTTTNELYTIGAESKLKGVTAVRLEVFSDPRLPANGPGRAKNGNFVLNEFRATHRPAKKPTEKPKPVKFAGAQATYEQGNFGINNAIDNNPATGWAISPQTGRDQVAIFPVQGAGVGAGDDGTLFSFVLDQRFGTNHTIGKFRLSVTTDKNAKLKAPVTHELAEMLDTPTKGRKPEVAAKLRQMYLAQDAEYQRLQRDASVPAPADARVLGAQDLVWALINSPAFLFNR